In Fusarium poae strain DAOMC 252244 chromosome Unknown contig_1, whole genome shotgun sequence, the following are encoded in one genomic region:
- a CDS encoding uncharacterized protein (TransMembrane:3 (o14-38i58-81o87-109i)) — MFGLSQADGLSGPALTAAALLASAAITAVAAVVIIGFLQFNCGSVNGRYERSDVIMSWVPLFLFDIAMLEAIAGVLLWYTNNFPNELIVLFASEILVLLIILTVLSLWARRKIKTLVAMCCLDDDEAEGPYYDQVHDREDGLGITRENRFSRSTEPRRVRNRVICK; from the coding sequence ATGTTTGGTCTATCGCAAGCAGACGGACTGAGCGGCCCGGCGCTCACGGCAGCGGCTCTACTGGCCAGTGCCGCCATCACAGCCGTCGCCGCCGTCGTCATCATTGGCTTCCTTCAATTCAACTGCGGGTCCGTAAACGGTCGATACGAGAGGTCAGACGTCATCATGTCTTGGGTGCCTTTGTTCTTATTTGATATCGCCATGCTGGAAGCCATAGCTGGCGTATTACTATGGTACACCAACAATTTCCCGAATGAGCTCATCGTTTTATTCGCTTCAGAAATACTCGTCTTGCTCATCATTTTGACCGTGTTATCTTTGTGGGCTAGGCGAAAGATCAAAACCTTGGTTGCCATGTGCTGTttggatgacgatgaagccGAAGGTCCTTATTACGATCAAGTACACGACCGGGAGGACGGGCTCGGCATCACAAGAGAGAACAGGTTCTCGCGCTCCACCGAGCCCCGTCGGGTACGAAATCGCGTGATATGCAAGTGA
- a CDS encoding uncharacterized protein (TransMembrane:3 (o39-61i111-129o135-158i)), which yields MALPAVMSTTRDDRDRSEHVRSTSWLGERMCLVQRHWRLLLTVYSVIVLGVITCVITGMSTSPSSLAMRHRLTTNDKQTGTIEKPLDLKRRSWGGFDERPSTATCYRQERTAMLLAFLLGSLGIDQFYAHHWPLAVFKLLTLGAGGIWWFVDVVLWMVGGVYGTPGCPGGSEHSWQF from the coding sequence ATGGCTCTTCCTGCTGTCATGAGTACTACCCGAGATGATCGAGATCGTTCCGAACATGTCAGGAGCACTTCCTGGCTAGGAGAGCGAATGTGCCTAGTGCAAAGGCATTGGAGGTTGCTCTTGACGGTCTATTCTGTGATCGTACTGGGAGTCATCACTTGTGTGATAACCGGTATGTCAACTTCACCTTCCAGCCTCGCTATGCGTCATCGTCTTACAACCAATGACAAACAAACAGGCACCATTGAGAAACCTTTGGATCTGAAAAGGAGGTCTTGGGGGGGTTTTGATGAGCGTCCATCGACCGCCACGTGCTACCGGCAGGAGCGAACGGCAATGCTTCTTGCTTTTCTCTTGGGATCGCTTGGTATTGATCAGTTCTACGCCCACCACTGGCCTCTAGCCGTGTTCAAGCTCTTGACTCTCGGTGCTGGTGGGATCTGGTGGTTCGTCGACGTTGTGTTATGGATGGTAGGTGGCGTGTATGGCACACCGGGATGCCCAGGAGGGAGTGAACATTCTTGGCAGTTCTAG